The Desulfosoma sp. genomic interval AAAGTGACACCACGGTAGCTGATGGGGTCGTTGACACGAATGGAGGCGTTCAAGACCGGAATGCCGTCTTCAAGAAGGGTCACGTCCGATCGAAACTCTTTGGGCACTCCGTTTTCATAAAAACTTACATCAAAATCATCACAGCGCACCTGAAAGGGAAGGGCGATCAAGGCGCGATGTCTGGGTACGAACACTTCTTGGCTGGTTTCACCTTCCGCCAGATTCAAGATTCCTTTAAAACCGTAGATGGAACCCACTAAAGCGCCGAAGAAGATCCAGAGCACACTCAGGTGGATCACATAAACCATATACCGGGACCAACGGCCTTTTTCCGCCACCAGGGCCAGAGAGTCGGCGGGAGCGTGCAGGTGCTGGAGTCGCCCAAAGGTCCGGCTTAGAACGTTTTCCGACAAAGAACGGACCCTGGAAAAATCCACCGGCACTTCCATGACCCGATGAAGGCTGTATTTGGTGAGCTTGGCAGGATCCAAAAAGTCGTCTCGTTCCCGCAAGAGGGCTCTCGTCTTGGGAAGCCGTTGCAGCGTGCAGGCGGTGAGGTTTAAACTGAGCAGGACGAGAAGAGCCTTGAACGCCACGGAGTGATAAAGATCGGTGATTTGCAGGGCCATGAGCCATCGGGCTTTTTCGAGCCCATAGCGCGCCATGATTTCGCGCTCGCTTAACCCTTGGGGGACCAAAGTCCCCACAATGCAGCCCACGACAAGGATAAAGAACAAGAATAGAGCCAGACGAACACTGGCCAGCTTTCGCCAAAGTCGGTGAACGGTATCTGTGAATGCCTTCATAAAACAGCCTTCCGTCATGATGATGGTCCCTGGGCGAAAAAGGGGTTCGAGCTTCCAGGGGTGTTTTTCAAAGAGACTGCTTTGTAACCTACGCCCAAGGCCAAAGCAAGGCGCATTGTACGGACCTTTACGGTTGCCTTTGCCTTTTGAAGGACTGGGTCTGGCTCTGTCGGACAAAGACGAAAGAAAGAAGCCTGGTGCACAGAGAAACCTTTTTCAGTCAGCGAGGACAACGTGAAAAACATT includes:
- a CDS encoding cytochrome c biogenesis protein ResB → MTEGCFMKAFTDTVHRLWRKLASVRLALFLFFILVVGCIVGTLVPQGLSEREIMARYGLEKARWLMALQITDLYHSVAFKALLVLLSLNLTACTLQRLPKTRALLRERDDFLDPAKLTKYSLHRVMEVPVDFSRVRSLSENVLSRTFGRLQHLHAPADSLALVAEKGRWSRYMVYVIHLSVLWIFFGALVGSIYGFKGILNLAEGETSQEVFVPRHRALIALPFQVRCDDFDVSFYENGVPKEFRSDVTLLEDGIPVLNASIRVNDPISYRGVTFYQASYGALLKRARVAFTKSEEGERFELELPFGEALPFGSTGRKIQLVDFTEDFSGFGPAVAMATWKEGEQPSGSWILLNHPEFHGNRLQGYQVTLLDSERGYYTGLQVKRDPGVPLVLSGFVALLVGLLCTFYVSHKKLYLWAHRNNPGTTLVAAAWTNKKSLAFEREFQHLCDRLADTLHRRT